ATTGCTCCTGCAAAGGTACTACTAATCCACAAGGGGGGACACAAGGTTTAGTTTTGGGCCCCATATTATTTAGTATTTACATAAACTACCTTGGAAAGAATACTCAAAAGTCGAATGTGTTTTGTTAAAGTCTAAGAAccacagaaaattaaaatatgGTTACATTTACTGGTTAATATGTAAttctatttattttgtgtttaaaggcaAAGCATCAGttaaattgaataaaaatattATGTAATTGGCACATATTTAATTGTATGGATTTATGTTTCTATGGCAAAATATCTTGTAAGCCTGGAacctgcactctcacactgtaTTACTTGCTCAatgagttttctgtttttgtataaCTTGcattaaacatgttgtgtcaTGGGGGAACATATGTACACATTTGTGTAGATGACTGAAGGTCTTACATGCTACTGAACACTGCCATCCACAGGCAGCTGTAGGTGCTTCTCCAAGTCACCAACATCTGTCATTTTCCAGTCCAAAgacaatttgtgtttttatgtctgaTAACTTAattttaacagttttgtttcaGTTTCCCTTCTATAATTTTAGTAGGGTAGTCATAGATTACATTACAATGCAACTAGCATATGAAGCTGAATGTCAAATAGTAAAAAATATGTCAACCTTACTAGAAGTAACAGAATCAGACAGAATagaattgtgtatttttctgcagTGGTAATGTTTTTGGTTGCTAAGTTTTAACTGCTTCAGTCTATTCTCATCATAGCATACATTTATTGTTTCCTTATTCAAGGATACAAGTGAGGATATTTGTTGCAAGAAGTTATCTAAGATACCGACCCCGACACCATCAAAAAATTTAGATAGCTGCCATTGAAGAAATCTATAGTGGATTACAATTCTCATTTCTATCACTCTTGTGCTTTTCACTTCTGTACAGGAACCTTGCTGACAAGCAGGGTACAATTTGAAATATATTCGTAACTCTTACTTAGAAATATTCACTCAAGTATCAAAACAACTCTTTAATCAATCTCATAGTTGTCTGTATTCAAGCTTTCAGGAGGATTTGGTTTATAAAACAGGATTATTCTGCAGCATTTTGATTTGATCTGCCTTAGGAGTTCAAATATAAGGGATGAATaggagatttattttatcagGGATAGTGATGAACCAAATCGAATCTCCTCTGATGGTTTCTGCATTTCTCTGCActttcactgaaaatgttcctcATCAGTCTATTTCACATCATGTCAATGCTAAAAGAGATGAGTGACTTGCCCCCACACGGTCACATTAATATTACATCCTTGAGAGTCCACAGCTAGTTTAAGCATTTTTTTGCATGTATTGTTCTGCAGGATTCCTCCTACAAGTTACAGAGATGTGTCGTTTAAGGTGCTTTCCACCCCTGAAAGAAATAACCCTTTCCGTGTCATACGCTCATTTACACTGACAGcatgaataaacaaaaactgttcATCTGCAGGATGCAACTTACTTTAACTTTTAAATTATCTATTGATTGTTGATGTTGGATAAGTTgtttaatgtgtaaaatgttagaaaatgtgtttcccAAAGCAGAGGACTACATCCTCAGATGTCGTTTGTCCAAAactcaaaagaaagaaaatcggtcaaaagggaataaaaaataaagtattcaATTTTAAATCAGTGGATCAAAGAATAAGGGcttttctcttaaaaaaaaaaagaaaaaaaaaaaaaaaaagactaactTATTGAGAAATTATCAAAATGTCTGACAATTAATTTTGTTCATTTGTACAAATCTCGCTGAAATGAAATCAACACAACTTCAAGCTGCGggaaataaaaagccaaaactGCACATTTTTGATGTTGTTCATTTTGCATCATCTGTTCACCAACATGTCTGATTTaaatacacagagaaacaaaaacagcccCATCAACTCTCAATTTCCACTCCCAAATAGAAGCAAAAATACCCATAAGCACTTAGTGGACACATTTTAAGGTGAGGATTCTCTTATCTCGGATGGAGCTACAATTtaagttccctttttttttttttgttcacaagCGACTCGGTCTGGGTTAGTTTGGACCTTGTATCCTTGGCTGTGTAATTAGAGATGCAAACATACTTATGTTAAAAATCACACCAACTCCTGCATGGCGTCACATGACATTCATCCTTTTCtaagttttaaaatgaatcatttcagGCAAGCAGCTTCATAAAGGGATCCTTAACATTGAAAATCTGTTATTGTAAATTCCTATCTTGCAGCAGGGAGGGATTGTCTTCCTCCCACCACAGCCCAGGTTAAATCTATCTGCCCTGATTCCTGCACCCACTTATTTTTCTCAGTCAACTTAAGCGATCAGTCCTACAGGTTCCTCTTCAAGAGAGAACAGTGAAATCGATCACTGTGGACACCTAGATATGTTGGGATCATGTCTCACAGTCAGTTTATACTGTTGATTTGGGTTGATCAAATTCAGAGCCACAAGGTTTCACAAACTGGTCTGATGGTGGGAAATTTGAAGAGGGGTTTACTGGGTAATACTCCTTATTTGATGGAGGAAAAGGCAGTTGCGAAGCATTTTGTCACGGGGCTGGTTTCTTGCAGTTAGTGTTGATCGGAGCAGGAAGGTGAAGCAGCTACTGTGCTGGATAgagagatagatggatggatgaatgagcGGATTGAGTCTCTGGAGAATTGCACTTTGTCTCTTGCTGCATGCAGTCTGCAGAGCAACGACTGACTTTCTCTGTGTCCATAGGAAGGTTTGTCATTCTTTGATCTGCAGAAAGGAAAGACAACATGAAAATGACTGAGGATGCTTTATCAAAGGACACAGAAAGACTGTTAACGGTTTCTTCCTAACAgttatacaaacacaacaatctCAATGAGTCACTACCTTTAAAAAGGCTGAAATAAAGCTTAGAATGTACACCCTAATAACAAGATAATAGTTGATAGTATCAACCAGTTTTTATGCAAAAACAAATTCTATGCGTATGTGACCTGAAGGGACCTTCACTTTACCTCAGTGACGACCCCAGCAGCTATGGTGGAGCCCACATATCGCAGCATGAAGCGGCCCAATTCCTTGTAGTCCTTGTACAGTTCTAACGACACTGGCCTCTGGGTCTGGACCTCAACGATGGCATTCATACCCTTACTCAGACATCTTTATGAgaaaagaacataaaaacagaaGTACCGGTGAGCCCAACCACTCAGATTTCAAGATTTTTCAGTATTATATTATTTGGATGATAGTTTATCTATCTAGATAATCATCTTTTTACTGTTTATGtgtactatttatttattatccaGAACTGGATGCAATGCATCCATCCAACACTCACTTTGGTTTCTTCTTTAGGACCTCCCCGCTGCTCTTGTGTAGAACACTTATAAGTTTCCTAATGGTGGCCGGCTCACTTACTGTTTGATAATGCAGCAATAcctacaacaaacaaacacacacacacacacacacacagagtctttAATTTGGAATATTTGTGCAAAGAACAAaactgctggtgtgtgtgtgtctgtgtgtgtgtgtgtgtgtgtttgcttactGGGAAGCCTTGCGTGATGGGGACCTCGATGTTGAAGAGAAGGACTCGAGCTCTGAATCGAGTGCAGACTTTGACGGGCTCTTTGGGATCACAGAACACACAGCCCACACTGGAAAGAGGAAGTTCATTCAAAATACGgtcaatcaaataaaaataaaaagcctttatgctaatattaaataaaaaagcgGCACCACTTTGGCTTACTTGATCTTGATGATGTCCATACCGGTGACGGTCAGGCTCACATGGTCTCCTGCTGCAGCCCAATCTAGAGCTTCATCGTGCATAGTTATACCTGCAGTAAAGATAAAGCAGAATGCGGATCACTctgccactagatggcagtgttCATCACAGCGCATTTATTGATCATCTCTATGAAGATACAAGGAAAGGCACATTCGGATGCAGATGTGCTCCATGCTGACAAACTACTTGACAGCATAGATAAGAACCTGACTGAGGAAGTATTTTATGAAGTTTGATCCTGTATTGATAGTTACTTTAATCATTTTGAATGCATCTtaccatcataaccatcatcaaAGAAAATGCCCTGAAAGAGTTGTAAAATGGAAAGCTGAAGAGCCAGAGGTGACCATCACACCAAAATGGCAGCGTACCTTTGACTGTGCAGGTTTCATTGGGAGGCATGGCCAGTATTCTGTCTCCAGTCTGGATGTAACCCGCCTCAATCTTCCCCGTTACACAGAAACCTGAACCTTGGTCTGTGGGAGGGAAAATGCAATGTCAGCAACAGTTTTAATTCGGAAAATCTCAGAGgaacataaaataaaaccacatgCAGCGTTAGTATGTATCAGTGACTTTTACCTTTGAACACGTCTGAGACACACAGTCTGAAAGGTTTGTCAATGGACCTCTGAGGGGCTTTGAAGCCAtcttcagcagagagaaaaaaatgtttaaaaaggagAAAGGACAAAAATGACAGATAAGATAAACATAGAAGTCTGCAGTTGAATCATTTTCTCTGGTACTTTAGGGAATATTTGTAACCGTCATGTAGTCTGAATGATCAGCATTTTGATGACAGTGGAAGTGTCGTAAGCTAAATTCTTAGGAAGCGAAAGTTCATATCTTTTTCATTAGCGTACATTCTCAAAATATGATTACTGTATTGAGTTAGCCGCATTCCACTTCAGAGCTGTGATGTAAGAATGAAACATTCGGCTGCTTTTGCCTCAGATTGCTGCAAAAGTCTCCATGGCTGTGGGGTCAGCTTGATactgtaatgtttattttccaataGTGATTGGTGTTTAAAGCAGACAGAAAGTGCAGACAGAAGACATTCAGGGAAACACGTCTTCCCTACAGCTGCATAATCATTCTCTGCACTCATATGTCAGTACAATTCACTGCTAAAGCTAGAGTGTCGGCTGTAAGATATGGCTACGTATGATACTTTTACATCATAAGGGACTTGTACAATCATTTTCATATGCTCCttttcagagtaaaaaaaatcatacagaCATTCTTTTGGAGCCAATTCTCAAAACTTGGATGGTAGATTTTGGATGAAGCAGATGAATTGTAAAACCACTGTGAGAAAAGTTCTCTATATTTGCATTGATGCAAGTTCACTTGTTTGAAGGTGTCAACCTGTTTTCACGCTTAATCACATTTTTTGCTGACATAACTTCGTCCAGAAATTAGCAGCACTTTACCCCAGTGGtaaaccacagcagcagcagaggttaTGCAGTTTTACCATATGAAGGGAGACACGATGAAATATCTCTCTGCTCGCAAGTGATCACTAAAGACAGCtaaacatatttattaaatgttttcattccCCTGGTCGATTTCTGTCTTTCAGAAAGAGATTTTTCAATTGCAAAATTAGTCAGTAATAACTGCAATTATAAGGGGAAAACGATGAAAAATGGGAAGACATGCAGCCTGTGTACGTATTTAAGCTATGAGATCTGTATTTGAGCGTCACAAGGCCATAAAAGCTTTATGCAAATGAAACCCTATGAGCAGTACCGATTTGTTCCAGCAGGCTGGGACCAGAGAACCAAGAAGTGAGCTCAGACACCGAACTCCTGGCGGTGAGGTTCTCTCCTGAAAGGCCACTGGTGGGGATGTAGAAAACATCTGAGTCCtggaaaaaagtttaaaaaagcaaCTAGATTAACCCAAAGAAAACTGCTCCTCTTACATAATGACAGTATAAATACTGATACACATAAAGAGTCTAATCTCCTTAGATGTCTGGTGACATCTAAGACATCTAACCAACCTTGAATCCTGCTTGCTTGAGAAAATGGCCGAGTTTGGAAGTAATATCTTGGAAACGCTCTTGCTGCCAGTTTACCTAATTTATATgaacacacaaagatacaaagtTTATCTTCCAGCATGGCTTCAATATGAAATGTGTTGGCATTAGCAACAGGTGGATGATTATGGAAAAATACACAATTGTACAGACGTCCTTAAGAattctttctctcctgctgcattgtttaaataaaatgcaaagaCCAACTAAATGattcatatatatatagtgAACATCTGTTGTGTTAGTCTTTCATGTCTTTTTCTGAATTTAACCCCGAATAGAAGTAGAAAAAATCCTGTAATTCAAAGTTGCACATCTGCAGTGATGACCAAAACCAGTCCTAAAAACATTCGTATTTGTGCTAGTAATGTGCTCCAACCTGGTCCATCTTGTTGACAGCTACAGCCAGCTGAGTGACGCCAAGCGATCGCACCAACAGAGCATGCTCTCTGGTCTGACCGCCCGCCTCGAAGCCCGCCTCGAACTCTCCTCGGCTGGCGTCCACCACGAGCACCGCCACGTCGGCCTAGAGAGAGAACCGAGACAGATGTTTTCACAGAGACAGATGTGAAAGTCGAACTCAACTCAGCAGGAAAGTTAACAGATTAATTACAGTGTTGTAACATCCATGGTGCATGTAAACAACTATTGTTAGGATTAAGAGCCGTGTTTGAATGATAGAATTTGTAGCACAATCAACTCTAAAATTAAAAACCTTAGTGTTCTGTTCACCGACACCCATCCCGACTcatacaggaagaaaaaatgacttgaaaaagacaaacagtaaaGTTCTGAAGTTCATGTGAACTGTCATGTGACAGAATATTAATTGCATCTAAATTAGTCATGTACTTACAAATGTAGATCATTGGATTTTTTTGCTCTTattaatgacatattttaatttatAGTATGTATTAAACAATCATTCTTTAAATCAGGTGTTATTTatcaatttttttcttttttaaataactgaaggCATGCTTTACTGATGATATGTTCAGGCTGAGAAATATCCTCTTCTGTTTGTGACACCATTTGCTTACAACAGGAACTCCTTAGTCACTACATGATTAGGCATAACGTGATGACAGTCATATGGTAAAAAGAGAAATTACATTTATGGCTCAAAGCAGAGACAGACGAGCACACCCATGCCTACAAAAACACCTTGTATCAGCAACACCCAAAACCGCGAGAGTTATTTCAAATCATGCCGACAGGTGTGGCAGGCCGAGGGAAAACGGAGGCAAAGAACCATTTCTAATAAGCCTGGGGTTCGTAGAGTCACACAAATGATTAATATCATCAGATTAATATCAATGTAATGAACatcttgaaaaaaatacatgtaatgAACTTAATGAATTGGAAAAATCTTATGTTGTTTGGTAATTTAAGAGACAAAATTAGAAAAATTAAGCATTATGAAATACACAAATAGACGATTTTATCCGTTTCATCCTCTCATTGAAGATCACATTCTTGATTTACGCGTTGTAAAAGTATACCTAGTCTACTTTATTTTGTCTACAGGTCCCTTGAAGGTCTTGTTTATTTTACAGTATAGCCTAAAAAGGTTGTTGATGTCTTCAAATATAATTTTCTGACTTTAACCAGagtttttgttgctgctgtgaaTTTATAATCCAATGTagagcactttggtcaactttatttaaaaaaaaaatgtgccgaAATAAATAAACCAGGAAAAAGCAGCATGCTGATGTTGCATTTTCTTTCTCCATTCCAGGGTTCAGTTTTCTGGATAATGGGGTAGATTTGTGCGGGTTACATTCAGACCAGAGACAGAATTCTGTATATGTTTTAGTTACACTGTCACTTGATGTACTTTCTTGGTGGATTTCTTTGAATATGTATGAAGGACACAAGTTAAAAACTGCCTTACAAATACAGAAAGGCCAGTGATTTAGGTCTGAATAAGGCAAACCTCTAGGATGTTGGTTTAGCTCAGCTGGTAGAGCAggctccccatgtacagaggctacaatCCTCGTCACACGGGTCACTTGTTTGACTCACAATTATCAACCAtatggtgcatgtcatcccccactctctcttccatGTATCTGAAGCAATCAGGCATTATGATGTGTGCATGACTACAACATAGCCTCTTACTGACATGAGAATAACAGCAATAAGTCTCTGTATTTCTGAAGtaccccccctccaccccagTTTATGACAAGTAACTGGATTATAGGTATTTGTATAAAGATAAAGACTATCACACTCCACTTAAATGTTTTAGAAGGTAATACAGTTTAGAAGTGGAGATGTAAGTAACAGTATTATCGGGAACATTTGCCAAGGGCTCATCCCGTTAATAGAAATTATGAATAAGAGTGGTCCTAAAACCCAACTCTGTGGCACCCCCTTTGATATGTTAAGGGGTCGAG
The Labrus bergylta chromosome 15, fLabBer1.1, whole genome shotgun sequence DNA segment above includes these coding regions:
- the hbs1l gene encoding HBS1-like protein isoform X5 — protein: MTVSGKKQTMGFEVPSMGENGVVTALLRRGGSPEDATASSEATTKRPGTPSKGSNGDEPSTVPTPGRSSGKARQSINIKAELEKRQGGKPLLNLVVIGHVDAGKSTLMGHLLYLLGNVNKRTMHKYEQESKKAGKASFAYAWVLDETGEERDRGVTMDVGMTKFETNSKVVTLMDAPGHKDFIPNMITGAAQADVAVLVVDASRGEFEAGFEAGGQTREHALLVRSLGVTQLAVAVNKMDQVNWQQERFQDITSKLGHFLKQAGFKDSDVFYIPTSGLSGENLTARSSVSELTSWFSGPSLLEQIDGFKAPQRSIDKPFRLCVSDVFKDQGSGFCVTGKIEAGYIQTGDRILAMPPNETCTVKGITMHDEALDWAAAGDHVSLTVTGMDIIKINVGCVFCDPKEPVKVCTRFRARVLLFNIEVPITQGFPVLLHYQTVSEPATIRKLISVLHKSSGEVLKKKPKCLSKGMNAIVEVQTQRPVSLELYKDYKELGRFMLRYVGSTIAAGVVTEIKE